In Erpetoichthys calabaricus chromosome 4, fErpCal1.3, whole genome shotgun sequence, one genomic interval encodes:
- the aqp11 gene encoding aquaporin-11 yields MEDLVVSIALLALTVLGSEAVRRTASRLGGSGEWGLPALLVEFASTFQLCACTHELKLLAEQGAVERPLGLTLTYAITVVHVLTFAGAFCNPVAILEQLWRRHLSWRAATARLACQFVAATGAQLLTPCAWALGLSAVHARHRAAGFLCRSSIRTSLFRGASVELVCALAMQSTLLLTQSLDGRFRVHIIAAVITFLVYAGGSLTGAIFNPVLAFSVQFPCKGHTFLENSFVYWLGPVLGMALSVLIYSTIIPRLSSALGLQKKMDKSEILKKFN; encoded by the exons ATGGAGGATCTCGTCGTGTCCATAGCACTGCTGGCACTCACTGTGCTGGGCAGCGAGGCGGTGAGGAGGACAGCGTCGCGACTTGGCGGCAGTGGAGAGTGGGGACTGCCGGCGCTGCTAGTAGAGTTTGCCTCGACTTTCCAGTTGTGCGCCTGTACCCATGAACTGAAACTTCTGGCCGAGCAGGGTGCTGTCGAGCGACCCCTGGGCTTGACGCTCACCTATGCCATCACGGTAGTCCACGTGCTTACTTTTGCTGGCGCATTCTGCAACCCTGTAGCGATCCTGGAGCAACTGTGGCGGAGGCATTTGAGCTGGAGAGCGGCGACGGCCAGGTTGGCTTGCCAGTTCGTGGCAGCGACGGGAGCTCAGCTCTTAACACCGTGCGCATGGGCACTGGGACTGTCTGCCGTGCACGCGCGACACCGAGCTGCAGGGTTTCTGTGCCGCAGCAGCATCAGAACGTCACTGTTTCGCGGAGCGAGCGTGGAACTCGTGTGCGCCTTGGCCATGCAGAGTACACTCCTCCTAACACAGTCGCTGGACGGGAGGTTCAGGGTCCACATAATTGCTGCAGTCATCACATTCCTGGTCTACGCAG GTGGAAGTCTTACTGGGGCAATATTTAACCCAGTCCTTGCATTTTCTGTGCAGTTTCCTTGCAAAGGACATACTTTTTTGGAAAATTCCTTTGTTTACTGGCTGGGACCAGTATTAG GTATGGCTCTGTCGGTGCTAATTTATTCCACAATCATTCCAAGACTCTCCAGTGCACTGGGGTTACAAAAGAAGATGGACAAGAGTGAAATACTGAAAAAGTTCAACTAA